One window of the Triticum dicoccoides isolate Atlit2015 ecotype Zavitan chromosome 3B, WEW_v2.0, whole genome shotgun sequence genome contains the following:
- the LOC119280065 gene encoding disease resistance protein RGA5-like yields MEIAMGAIGPLLPKLTSLLVGEFTLEKRVRKGIESLVTELTLMHAALRTVAKVPPEELGEGVKIWAGKVKELSYQMEDIIDTFMVHVEGGGEAANPKNRVKNLLKKTIKLFKKGKSLHGISDALEEAVGQAKQLAELHQRYELVHHTPVSASIDPRVMALYKDVTELIGIEDTRDELINMLIGGDDWLNHPLKVISIVGFGGLGKTTLAKAAYDKIKVQFDCSAFVSVSQNPDMRKILKDILFELDKNKYANIYNAVREEKHLIDELIEFLNNKRYLIVIDDIWDKRVWEIIKCAFFKKSFGSRLITTTRIVSVSEACCSSSDDIYRMKALSIDLSRKLFYKRVFSHEQGCPHEFVQVSEDILKKCGGIPLAINVIASLLASNCQIKTKDQWYGFLNSIRHGLTEERSMEEMKKILLLSYYDLPFYLKPCLLYLSIFPEDHKIMRDELIWRWIAEGFIWSEKQDSLYEVGDCYFNELINRNMVQPMDIDAEERVVACRVHDMVLDIICSLSSEEIFVTILDGTNRTVPKPQSKVRRLSIHKTEKGNVDVVTTSMKQVRSVTLFGNDTVHQMSFVSSSEVLRVLALEDSTISDIGYVENLLHLRYLGLKHTHAKELPVDIGKLHFLQTLDLRETEHIRELPSSILLLRNLKCLYINAGIKLPSGICSLISLEVLDEPQVGCLYSEKYNMDIVKEVCHLTKLRVLTICWNCLDENVKEAMTKSLSNFHKLQSLCIAAYQDCPNSMKQGWVLSPQLRKLCLRGPGCSFETLPAWINPSLLPLLSYLRIVVEKMRPEDIRLLGMLPALRYLSFKMEYCSWTIPREDEVEMLAVTADAFPCVTTLHCFGIPVRPSTFPRGAAPRLKDLYFCLPARLITHGDIDLGMGHLPSLETVEVYLWCKEANDSLTDEAEAAMRSASSDHPNHPHLYFSK; encoded by the exons ATGGAGATTGCCATGGGGGCCATCGGCCCTCTCCTCCCAAAGCTTACAAGCCTGCTCGTCGGCGAGTTCACGCTGGAGAAACGAGTCAGGAAAGGCATCGAGTCTCTCGTGACAGAGCTCACATTGATGCATGCCGCCCTCCGCACGGTGGCGAAAGTGCCGCCAGAGGAGCTCGGTGAGGGGGTCAAGATTTGGGCAGGAAAGGTGAAGGAGTTATCCTACCAAATGGAAGACATCATTGACACCTTCATGGTTCATGTGGAGGGCGGTGGTGAGGCTGCCAACCCGAAGAACAGAGTCAAAAATTTGCTCAAGAAGACCATCAAATTATTCAAGAAGGGCAAGAGTCTGCATGGGATATCTGATGCTCTAGAAGAAGCGGTTGGTCAGGCTAAACAATTGGCTGAGCTGCATCAAAGGTATGAGCTTGTGCATCACACCCCTGTTAGTGCTAGCATTGATCCTCGTGTCATGGCTTTATACAAAGATGTGACAGAGCTCATTGGCATTGAAGATACACGTGATGAGTTGATCAACATGTTGATTGGGGGTGATGATTGGTTGAACCATCCACTGAAGGTGATCTCTATTGTTGGATTTGGTGGGTTAGGCAAGACAACTCTGGCCAAAGCAGCGTATGATAAGATCAAAGTGCAATTTGATTGTAGTGCTTTTGTTTCAGTTTCTCAGAATCCTGACATGAGGAAAATTTTGAAGGATATTCTCTTTGAACTTGACAAGAACAAATATGCAAACATTTATAATGCAGTAAGGGAAGAAAAGCATCTCATTGACGAGCTCATTGAATTCCTTAATAACAAGAG GTACCTCATCGTAATTGATGACATATGGGATAAAAGGGTGTGGGAAATAATCAAGTGTGCATTTTTCAAGAAAAGTTTTGGAAGCCGACTAATCACAACAACTCGTATTGTCAGTGTGTCAGAAGCATGTTGTTCTTCTAGTGATGATATTTACAGAATGAAAGCTCTTTCTATTGATTTATCGAGAAAACTCTTCTATAAAAGAGTATTTTCTCATGAACAAGGATGTCCTCATGAGTTCGTGCAAGTATCCGAAGATATCTTAAAGAAATGTGGCGGGATACCATTAGCCATTAATGTCATAGCAAGTCTTCTAGCTAGCAATTGTCAAATAAAAACAAAGGATCAATGGTATGGTTTTCTCAATTCAATTCGTCATGGACTTACAGAAGAACGCAgtatggaggagatgaagaagatattATTACTTAGCTATTATGATCTACCATTTTATCTGAAGCCTTGTTTGTTATATCTAAGTATCTTTCCAGAAGATCACAAGATTATGAGAGATGAACTTATATGGCGGTGGATAGCAGAAGGCTTCATTTGGAGTGAAAAACAAGATAGTTTATATGAGGTCGGTGATTGTTATTTTAATGAGCTTATAAATAGAAACATGGTCCAACCAATGGACATTGATGCAGAAGAAAGGGTAGTAGCTTGTCGTGTGCATGACATGGTTCTTGATATCATATGTTCCTTGTCAAGTGAAGAAATTTTTGTCACTATATTGGATGGTACTAACAGAACAGTACCTAAGCCGCAAAGCAAGGTTCGTAGATTATCCATCCACAAGACTGAGAAGGGCAACGTAGATGTGGTTACAACCAGCATGAAACAAGTAAGGTCTGTAACTCTTTTTGGAAATGACACGGTTCACCAAATGTCGTTTGTTTCAAGTTCTGAAGTTCTGCGTGTATTGGCTTTAGAAGACTCTACTATCTCAGATATTGGGTACGTGGAGAATTTGTTACACTTGAGGTACTTAGGGCTAAAGCATACACATGCTAAAGAGCTCCCGGTGGATATAGGAAAGCTGCATTTTCTGCAAACATTGGACTTGAGAGAAACCGAACATATAAGGGAATTGCCAtcaagcattcttctgttaagaaaTTTGAAGTGTCTATATATCAATGCGGGTATAAAGCTGCCAAGTGGGATATGTAGCTTAATATCCCTAGAAGTGCTAGATGAGCCGCAGGTGGGTTGTCTATATTCTGAGAAATATAATATGGACATTGTGAAAGAGGTGTGCCACTTGACCAAGTTGAGGGTGCTTACAATTTGTTGGAATTGCTTGGATGAAAACGTGAAGGAAGCTATGACGAAATCCCTAAGTAATTTCCATAAATTGCAAAGTCTTTGTATTGCGGCCTATCAAGATTGTCCCAATTCCATGAAGCAAGGATGGGTGCTCTCTCCACAGCTCCGCAAATTATGCTTGAGGGGGCCGGGGTGCTCGTTTGAAACACTGCCGGCGTGGATTAATCCGTCATTGCTTCCACTGCTCTCCTACCTGCGCATAGTGGTTGAAAAAATGCGACCGGAGGACATTCGGCTTCTTGGGATGTTGCCCGCTCTCCGTTATCTCAGCTTTAAGATGGAATATTGCTCCTGGACCATACCAAGAGAGGATGAAGTGGAGATGTTGGCCGTTACTGCCGATGCCTTCCCATGTGTGACGACGTTACACTGTTTTGGTATTCCTGTGAGGCCATCAACATTCCCACGAGGAGCTGCACCAAGGCTTAAAGACCTTTATTTCTGCTTACCGGCTAGGTTGATCACCCATGGCGACATTGATTTAGGCATGGGGCACCTCCCATCCCTCGAGACCGTAGAAGTTTACCTTTGGTGCAAGGAAGCCAATGATTCATTAACGGATGAAGCAGAGGCTGCGATGAGGTCTGCATCGAGTGACCATCCCAATCATCCCCATCTTTATTTCAGCAAATAG